Below is a window of Streptomyces sp. ITFR-16 DNA.
CCACGGTGACCTTGCCGGGCTCGATGCCGGTCTCGTCGGTGTTCTTGCCGATGGCCATCAGGACCCGGCCCCAGTTGGGGTCGGCGCCGTGGACGGCGGTCTTGACCAGCGGGGAGTTGACGACGCTCTTGGCGATGCGCTTGGCCTGGCCGGGGTCGCCGGCCCCGCCGACGGTGACGCGCAGGAGCTTCGTGGCTCCTTCGCCGTCGCCGGCCAGCTGGGTGGTGAGGTCGAGACACAGGTCGGCGAGGGCCTCGGCGAACGCGGCCGGATCGACGGGGCCCGCCGCACCGTTGGCGATGACCGAGACGGTGTCGGAGGTCGAGGTGTCGGTGTCGACGCTCAGACAGTTGAAGGTACGGTTCACCGCCCCGCGCAACGCGCCGTCCAGCTCGCCCGCCGGCACCTCGGCGTCCGTGAACACGTACGCCAGCATGGTGGCCATGTTGGGCTCCAGCATGCCGACGCCCTTGGCGATGCCGACGATGCGGGCCTGCCCGACGGTGCGCACGGCGGTCTTGGGCCGGGTGTCGGTGGTCATCATCGCGCGGGCCACGTCGAGCGGTCCGGCCCCGAACGCCGCGTCGCCGCGCCCGGCGGTCTCGTCGAAGTGGGCGAGGATGGTGCTCATCGGCAGGGGGCGTCCGATGACACCGGTGGAGCCGATGAGCACCTGGTCCGCCGGGATGCCGGCGATCCCGGCGACGCGGCGGACGACCTCGGCGGCGTTCTCCTCGCCCCGGCGCCCGGTGGCGACGTTGGCGTTCTGCGCGAGGGTCGTCACGGCGCGGAGGTTCCGGCCCTCGGCGTGCCGGC
It encodes the following:
- the argJ gene encoding bifunctional glutamate N-acetyltransferase/amino-acid acetyltransferase ArgJ; amino-acid sequence: MTHDHALTEAAGPLVWPVGFRAHTGHGGLREHGDDISVVVSDRPATSAAMFTQSLFAGPAVVLSRRHAEGRNLRAVTTLAQNANVATGRRGEENAAEVVRRVAGIAGIPADQVLIGSTGVIGRPLPMSTILAHFDETAGRGDAAFGAGPLDVARAMMTTDTRPKTAVRTVGQARIVGIAKGVGMLEPNMATMLAYVFTDAEVPAGELDGALRGAVNRTFNCLSVDTDTSTSDTVSVIANGAAGPVDPAAFAEALADLCLDLTTQLAGDGEGATKLLRVTVGGAGDPGQAKRIAKSVVNSPLVKTAVHGADPNWGRVLMAIGKNTDETGIEPGKVTVAFGDIEVYPEEPEADTLDRLTALMRRSEVDIVITLGLGEAEATVYGCDLSAGYVRVNADYTT